The following are encoded together in the Adhaeribacter arboris genome:
- a CDS encoding NADH-quinone oxidoreductase subunit J family protein: MTGSLFYFLTFLTLIAALGVVFSRNPVYSVLFLILTFFSLSGHYILLNAQFLAAVNVIVYAGAIMVLFLFVIMFLNLNKETEQHKSALVKVAGVISGGMLLIVMVAALKDAPVEGYNAATFNSQIGLVENLGKVLFKNYLLPFELASVLFLAAMVGAVMLGKKETGERHF; the protein is encoded by the coding sequence ATGACCGGTAGCCTATTTTATTTTCTAACTTTTCTAACCCTGATTGCTGCACTAGGAGTAGTATTTTCAAGAAACCCGGTATATAGTGTATTGTTCCTGATACTTACCTTTTTTTCGTTATCAGGACATTATATTTTATTGAATGCTCAATTTTTAGCGGCAGTTAATGTAATTGTTTATGCCGGGGCTATTATGGTTTTGTTTCTGTTCGTAATTATGTTTTTAAACTTAAACAAAGAAACAGAGCAGCATAAATCCGCTTTAGTGAAAGTGGCGGGGGTTATTTCAGGTGGTATGCTGCTAATAGTTATGGTAGCTGCTTTAAAAGATGCTCCCGTCGAAGGCTATAATGCGGCTACCTTTAATTCGCAAATTGGTTTAGTAGAAAACCTAGGCAAGGTATTATTCAAAAACTACTTATTGCCCTTTGAGCTAGCATCGGTACTGTTCTTAGCTGCCATGGTAGGCGCCGTAATGTTAGGAAAAAAAGAAACCGGCGAGCGGCATTTTTAG
- a CDS encoding complex I subunit 4 family protein codes for MVTALLLFWPAAAALLVLFLKGNTAKKFAFGAAILEFLLALYAMVQFEPSVAPQFTLVKDWIPSVGITFSIGMDGISLLMVFLTTFLVPLIILASFPHSYKNPTAFYALILLMQTGLIGVFVSFDAFLFYFFWEVALIPIYFIAAVWGGERRIAITFKFFLYTIIGSLFMLVGFIYLYFQTPGNHTSDINAFYQLNLDASSQSWIFWFLFLAFAIKMPVFPFHTWQPDTYTESPAPATMLLSGIMLKMGIYGVIRWLLPVVPLGVSQWDVLVLVLSVIGIIYGSIIAIRQRDLKRLLAYSSIAHVGLIAAGIFTLNEQGLQGGMIQMLSHGINVTGLFFIIDIIYRRTHTRDIEGLGGITQSTPALSIYFMILLLGTVALPLTNGFVGEFLLLMGVYNYNAWLGAIAGLTIILGAVYMLRMFQRVMFGEQNPATANFKDLTRTEKAVLIPLVVMVFWIGLHPNTFLSISEPSINQLLNIINR; via the coding sequence ATGGTAACAGCTTTATTACTTTTCTGGCCCGCGGCGGCGGCCTTGTTGGTTTTGTTTTTAAAAGGTAACACGGCCAAAAAATTCGCTTTCGGTGCTGCCATTCTGGAGTTTTTATTGGCACTTTATGCCATGGTGCAGTTTGAACCTTCGGTGGCTCCCCAATTTACTTTAGTTAAAGACTGGATTCCATCGGTGGGGATTACGTTTAGCATCGGCATGGATGGTATCAGTTTGCTCATGGTTTTTCTGACTACCTTTTTGGTGCCACTCATTATCCTAGCCTCATTCCCACATTCATATAAGAACCCAACGGCTTTTTACGCACTAATTTTACTCATGCAGACTGGGTTGATTGGGGTGTTTGTTTCATTTGATGCCTTCTTATTTTACTTTTTCTGGGAAGTAGCTTTAATTCCGATTTACTTTATTGCGGCTGTTTGGGGTGGCGAGCGACGGATTGCCATAACGTTTAAGTTTTTCTTGTACACCATTATTGGCTCGCTGTTTATGTTGGTTGGTTTTATTTACCTGTACTTTCAAACTCCAGGTAATCACACCTCCGACATCAATGCTTTTTACCAATTAAACCTGGATGCGAGCAGCCAGAGTTGGATATTCTGGTTCTTGTTTCTTGCTTTTGCTATTAAAATGCCGGTATTCCCTTTTCATACCTGGCAACCCGATACGTATACTGAATCTCCTGCACCCGCTACTATGCTGCTTTCCGGTATTATGCTTAAGATGGGGATTTATGGAGTTATTCGTTGGTTACTGCCGGTGGTGCCTCTAGGCGTAAGTCAATGGGATGTACTGGTACTCGTACTGTCGGTTATCGGCATTATTTACGGTTCTATTATTGCCATTCGCCAACGCGATTTAAAACGTCTATTAGCCTATTCTTCTATTGCGCACGTTGGTTTAATTGCAGCGGGTATTTTTACCTTAAATGAGCAAGGCTTACAAGGCGGCATGATTCAAATGCTGAGCCATGGTATAAACGTTACGGGTTTATTCTTCATTATTGATATTATTTACCGCCGTACGCATACCCGCGATATAGAAGGTTTAGGAGGTATTACCCAAAGCACGCCGGCTTTATCTATTTACTTCATGATTTTGTTGCTCGGAACAGTGGCCTTACCTTTAACCAACGGGTTTGTGGGCGAGTTTTTATTGTTGATGGGAGTTTACAATTACAATGCCTGGTTAGGTGCTATTGCCGGTTTAACTATTATTTTGGGAGCCGTTTATATGCTACGTATGTTTCAGCGGGTGATGTTTGGCGAGCAAAATCCGGCAACGGCTAATTTCAAGGATTTAACCAGAACGGAGAAGGCCGTATTAATCCCGTTGGTGGTAATGGTTTTCTGGATTGGTTTACACCCTAACACGTTCCTAAGTATTTCCGAACCGTCCATTAATCAGTTATTAAATATTATAAATAGATAG
- the nuoL gene encoding NADH-quinone oxidoreductase subunit L — MQEVAMPANNPAMALICLLIPLLPFIGFLINGLGNRKLPVGLAGFIGSATVFISFLLSLYLFFTFNGQPYLTDIFNWVSVGNLQIPISFQIDQLSLIMLLLVTGVGFVIHVYSIGYMHHDENFGKFFAFLNLFIFSMLLLVMGSNYVLMFFGWEGVGLCSYLLIGFWNKNQNYNNAAKKAFIMNRIGDLGFLLGIFLIFNTFESVAYAEVFSKATQIPNLLNAPVMVTITLLLFIGAMGKSAQLPLYTWLPDAMAGPTPVSALIHAATMVTAGIYMVLRSNVLYSLAPDTLHVIAIIGLITAVFAATIGLAQNDVKKVLAYSTVSQLGYMFLALGVTAYSSSMFHVLTHAFFKALLFLGAGSVIHAMSGEQDIRMMGGLRKKLPITFITFFVGTLAISGIPPFAGFFSKDELLAHVWEHSKIMWAFGVFASFMTAFYMFRLLYLTFFGTFRGTEEQRHHLHESPSSMTLPLIILAILSTIGGFMGMPAVFGARHYLADFLSPVFNNARIANPTMFEAAELSHSTEYMLMAISVGVAVLAIIVAYITYVKNRTVPAEESARLSPLHNLIYHKYYIDEIYNALIVRPVMWLSTNVYRFIEQSIIDPVINGFGKGVIGGGRSLRLLQTGDIGFYIFAMVLSIVLIIILNFRFW, encoded by the coding sequence ATGCAAGAAGTCGCAATGCCTGCAAATAATCCAGCAATGGCGTTAATCTGTTTATTAATCCCTTTGCTGCCATTTATCGGATTTCTTATTAACGGCTTAGGCAACCGTAAATTACCTGTTGGATTGGCTGGATTTATTGGTTCAGCAACCGTTTTTATCTCCTTTCTTTTGTCGCTTTACCTATTTTTTACTTTTAACGGCCAACCCTATCTTACTGATATTTTTAACTGGGTTTCAGTCGGTAATCTGCAGATTCCCATTTCCTTCCAAATCGACCAGCTATCTCTTATTATGTTGCTGCTGGTTACGGGTGTAGGTTTTGTCATTCATGTATATTCCATTGGCTATATGCATCATGATGAGAATTTCGGAAAGTTTTTCGCCTTTCTAAATTTGTTCATTTTCTCCATGTTGCTGCTCGTAATGGGCTCCAATTACGTTTTAATGTTTTTCGGCTGGGAAGGTGTTGGTTTGTGTTCTTATTTATTAATCGGTTTTTGGAATAAAAACCAGAATTATAATAATGCCGCGAAGAAAGCTTTTATCATGAACCGCATTGGTGACTTAGGTTTTCTATTAGGCATTTTCTTAATTTTTAACACTTTTGAAAGTGTAGCTTATGCGGAAGTATTTAGTAAAGCTACCCAAATACCGAACCTGCTCAATGCTCCCGTAATGGTTACCATAACTTTATTACTTTTTATAGGAGCTATGGGTAAAAGTGCCCAATTACCGCTTTACACTTGGTTACCCGATGCGATGGCGGGACCAACTCCGGTTTCGGCTCTCATTCACGCGGCCACCATGGTTACAGCCGGTATTTACATGGTATTGCGTTCTAACGTGTTGTATAGTTTAGCACCCGATACGCTGCATGTAATTGCCATAATTGGATTAATCACTGCTGTATTTGCCGCTACTATTGGTTTGGCTCAGAACGATGTTAAAAAAGTTCTTGCTTATTCTACTGTCAGCCAATTAGGTTACATGTTTTTAGCCTTAGGAGTAACTGCCTACTCTTCTTCTATGTTCCACGTACTTACCCACGCCTTCTTCAAAGCTTTATTGTTCTTAGGTGCAGGTTCAGTGATTCATGCAATGAGCGGCGAACAGGATATCCGAATGATGGGTGGTTTGCGCAAAAAATTACCCATAACTTTTATAACCTTTTTTGTTGGTACCTTAGCTATCTCAGGGATTCCGCCTTTTGCCGGTTTCTTCTCGAAAGATGAATTGCTGGCGCACGTTTGGGAACATAGTAAAATTATGTGGGCATTCGGGGTATTTGCCTCATTTATGACAGCATTTTACATGTTCCGGCTACTGTACTTAACGTTTTTTGGTACTTTCCGGGGCACAGAAGAGCAACGTCATCATTTACACGAGTCGCCATCCAGCATGACATTGCCATTAATCATTCTGGCAATTCTTTCTACTATTGGTGGTTTTATGGGCATGCCGGCGGTATTTGGCGCTCGCCATTATTTAGCTGATTTCTTATCGCCGGTATTTAACAATGCTCGAATTGCTAACCCAACGATGTTTGAGGCAGCGGAGTTATCTCATTCAACAGAATACATGCTGATGGCCATCTCAGTAGGAGTAGCTGTATTGGCTATTATAGTTGCTTACATAACTTACGTGAAGAACCGTACCGTACCTGCCGAAGAAAGTGCTCGTCTCTCTCCTTTGCATAACCTGATTTACCATAAATATTACATCGATGAAATTTACAATGCTCTAATAGTACGACCCGTAATGTGGCTCTCGACAAATGTGTACCGGTTTATTGAGCAAAGTATTATTGACCCGGTGATAAATGGTTTTGGGAAAGGGGTAATAGGTGGTGGCCGCTCCTTGCGATTACTACAAACCGGAGATATTGGGTTTTATATTTTTGCAATGGTTCTCAGCATTGTTCTTATAATAATATTAAATTTTAGATTCTGGTAG
- a CDS encoding NuoI/complex I 23 kDa subunit family protein, producing MTMAEKMYLPAVFQGLSITMRHFFKKKATIQYPEQQRPIGKEFRGLHVLRRDEQNRERCTACGLCAVACPAEAITMVAGERKKGEENLYREEKYAVTYEINMLRCIFCGLCEEACPKEAVFLQNNKMAPPRYERDEFIYGKDRLLEPLDAGNSKENIKYRY from the coding sequence ATGACAATGGCCGAAAAAATGTATTTACCGGCTGTTTTCCAAGGGCTTTCTATTACCATGCGCCATTTTTTTAAGAAAAAAGCAACTATTCAATACCCGGAACAGCAACGACCAATTGGTAAAGAGTTTCGGGGTTTGCACGTATTACGTCGTGACGAACAAAATCGGGAGCGCTGTACCGCCTGTGGTTTATGCGCTGTAGCCTGTCCGGCCGAAGCCATTACCATGGTTGCCGGCGAGCGTAAGAAAGGAGAAGAAAATTTGTACCGTGAAGAAAAATACGCTGTAACGTACGAGATTAACATGTTACGTTGCATTTTCTGCGGATTATGCGAAGAAGCTTGTCCGAAAGAGGCTGTATTCTTACAAAATAATAAAATGGCTCCGCCCCGTTACGAACGTGATGAGTTTATTTACGGTAAAGACCGTTTGCTGGAGCCACTAGATGCAGGCAACTCGAAAGAAAACATTAAATATCGTTATTAA
- a CDS encoding NADH-quinone oxidoreductase subunit C — protein MEPLTNQILLENLTKKFGDSLFDIWEPYGLLTLTTTRDSLLPLLEYLYHDEYMQMNFLTTMCGVHYPEKQDAELGVVYHVHSLVHNVRIRIKIFFPIEDPRVPTLTNLYSTANWMERETYDFYGVIFEGHPNLIRILNVEDMNYHPLRKQYALEDGTREDKVDTFFGR, from the coding sequence ATGGAGCCGCTTACGAATCAGATTCTTCTCGAAAACTTAACTAAAAAATTTGGCGATTCCCTTTTTGATATTTGGGAGCCTTACGGTTTATTAACTCTTACCACCACCCGCGACAGCTTGCTTCCGCTTCTCGAATATTTGTATCACGATGAGTATATGCAAATGAATTTTCTCACTACTATGTGCGGCGTTCATTACCCGGAAAAGCAAGACGCAGAACTGGGCGTGGTTTATCATGTACATAGTTTAGTGCACAACGTTCGAATCCGGATTAAAATATTCTTCCCGATCGAAGATCCAAGGGTTCCTACCTTAACGAATTTATATTCTACGGCTAATTGGATGGAGCGTGAAACGTATGACTTTTATGGGGTTATCTTTGAAGGACATCCAAATCTGATTCGGATTTTAAATGTAGAAGACATGAATTATCATCCTCTACGGAAACAATACGCCTTAGAGGATGGCACGCGCGAAGACAAGGTAGACACTTTCTTCGGACGATAA
- a CDS encoding NADH-quinone oxidoreductase subunit NuoE family protein: protein MDNTTITNDIQFSDAAMAEIQRYISHYPPDRKKSAILPVLHIAQAEFGGWVSAEVQDKVAEILGITPIEVYEVATFYTMFNLKPVGKHVLEVCRTGPCMLRGADQLIEHLEHQLGCKVGGTSADGMFTLKTVECLAACGMGPMLQIREKYYENLDPDSTDKLLDDLRKE from the coding sequence ATGGATAATACAACAATAACCAACGACATTCAATTTTCGGATGCAGCAATGGCCGAAATCCAGCGTTACATCTCTCATTATCCACCAGATAGAAAAAAATCAGCGATTTTACCAGTTTTACATATCGCTCAAGCTGAATTTGGTGGTTGGGTAAGCGCAGAGGTACAGGATAAAGTGGCTGAAATTTTAGGTATTACTCCCATTGAAGTGTATGAGGTAGCTACTTTTTACACTATGTTTAATTTAAAACCGGTGGGCAAGCATGTGCTGGAAGTTTGCCGTACCGGTCCTTGCATGTTGCGCGGCGCGGACCAGTTAATCGAACATCTAGAACACCAATTAGGTTGTAAGGTAGGAGGAACGTCAGCGGATGGTATGTTTACTTTAAAAACCGTAGAATGTTTAGCGGCTTGCGGGATGGGTCCTATGCTGCAAATCCGGGAAAAATATTACGAAAATCTGGATCCGGACAGTACTGATAAGTTGCTCGACGATTTGAGAAAAGAATAA
- a CDS encoding 2Fe-2S iron-sulfur cluster-binding protein, with protein sequence MAKITFDGIEVEIPDGTTILNAARKIGGDVVPPAMCYYTPLKGSGGKCRACLVKVTAGSAKDPRPMPKLVASCVTPVQDGMVVENTLSPQVLEARKGVVEMLLINHPLDCPVCDQAGECDLQNFSYEHGTSATRYEEDRRTFEKQDIGPLIQLHMNRCILCYRCVYTADQLTNKRVHGVLGRGDASEIGTYIENVIDNEFSGNVIDVCPVGALTDKTFRFKNRVWFTKPLDAHRDCPKCAGKVILWTRGSDVLRVTARKNEYGEVVDFICNECRFEKKEMNDWTVEGPRHIARASVISANHYELPVLNPQLIPDLPQSTVDELNNFPRPFIS encoded by the coding sequence ATGGCAAAAATAACTTTCGACGGTATTGAGGTAGAAATTCCAGATGGTACTACTATCTTAAATGCAGCCCGTAAAATAGGTGGCGATGTAGTGCCTCCCGCCATGTGTTACTATACTCCTTTAAAAGGTAGCGGTGGTAAATGCCGTGCTTGTTTAGTAAAAGTAACTGCTGGCTCCGCAAAAGACCCCCGCCCCATGCCGAAATTGGTGGCTTCGTGCGTAACGCCAGTTCAGGACGGTATGGTAGTAGAAAATACGCTATCCCCCCAGGTGCTGGAAGCGCGGAAAGGGGTAGTAGAAATGCTTTTAATCAACCATCCATTGGATTGTCCGGTGTGCGACCAAGCGGGTGAGTGCGATTTGCAAAACTTTTCGTACGAGCATGGCACTTCGGCTACCCGTTACGAGGAGGACCGTCGTACCTTTGAGAAACAAGATATCGGTCCGCTGATTCAATTACACATGAATCGCTGTATTTTGTGCTACCGTTGTGTATATACGGCTGATCAACTTACTAATAAGCGCGTACACGGAGTATTAGGCCGTGGTGATGCTTCTGAAATTGGCACGTACATCGAGAATGTAATTGATAATGAATTCTCCGGCAACGTCATTGATGTATGCCCGGTAGGCGCTTTGACAGATAAAACTTTCCGGTTTAAAAATCGGGTATGGTTTACTAAACCTTTAGATGCGCATCGCGATTGTCCTAAATGTGCGGGTAAGGTAATACTTTGGACTCGGGGTAGTGATGTTTTACGCGTAACTGCCCGAAAGAATGAGTACGGCGAAGTGGTAGATTTTATTTGTAACGAGTGCCGGTTTGAGAAAAAAGAAATGAACGACTGGACTGTAGAAGGTCCGCGGCATATTGCCCGCGCTTCGGTAATCTCGGCCAACCATTACGAACTTCCGGTACTTAATCCACAACTCATTCCGGATTTACCGCAGAGTACGGTTGATGAATTAAATAATTTTCCAAGACCTTTTATATCTTAA
- the nuoK gene encoding NADH-quinone oxidoreductase subunit NuoK, which translates to MDQIPEVIRTIPLNYYLFFSTTLFVIGVTGVLTRRNAIIIFMCIELMLNAVNLLLTAFSAYRSDANAQIFVFFIMAVAAAEVCVGLAIIVMIYRNIRSTDINILNNLKW; encoded by the coding sequence ATGGATCAAATACCTGAGGTAATCCGTACCATACCTTTAAATTATTACCTGTTTTTTAGTACTACTCTTTTTGTTATTGGTGTAACGGGGGTTTTAACCCGCCGAAATGCCATTATCATATTTATGTGCATTGAACTCATGCTAAATGCAGTAAACTTATTGCTTACTGCCTTTTCAGCATATCGTTCCGATGCCAACGCTCAAATTTTTGTATTTTTTATAATGGCCGTAGCAGCCGCCGAAGTGTGCGTTGGTTTGGCAATTATTGTTATGATTTACCGAAATATTCGGTCAACAGATATTAATATCTTAAATAATTTAAAATGGTAG
- the nuoH gene encoding NADH-quinone oxidoreductase subunit NuoH, whose translation MPILAIQALIIVTIFGITLLIATYSTYAERKVAAFLQDRIGPNRAGPFGLAQPLADAVKMFFKEEFIPAKSNKWLFIAGPSLAMLTACMSSAVIPFGNTLRFDGLPEIRLQAIEVNIGMLYIFGVVSLGVYGVMIGGWASNNKFSLLGAVRAASQNISYELAMGLSIIAILMMTGTLSLREISLQQHGFNWNIWYQPLGFIIFLVCAFAETNRTPFDLPECETELIGGYHTEYSSMKLGLYLFAEYINIFVASAVMSTLYFGGFNFPGMDWLEAHISSDPLLAHNIVTILGTVVLFGKIFFFIFFFMWVRWTLPRFRYDQLMNLGWKILIPLAILNIVLTGGGILLGEKLGW comes from the coding sequence ATGCCTATTTTAGCCATTCAGGCGCTTATCATTGTTACCATTTTTGGTATTACCTTGTTAATTGCTACTTATTCTACTTACGCTGAACGTAAGGTTGCGGCTTTTTTACAAGACCGGATAGGTCCAAACCGGGCGGGTCCGTTTGGCTTAGCTCAGCCGCTTGCTGACGCAGTGAAAATGTTTTTTAAAGAAGAATTTATTCCGGCCAAATCTAATAAATGGTTGTTTATTGCCGGTCCGTCGCTGGCTATGTTAACTGCTTGCATGAGCAGTGCCGTTATTCCATTTGGCAATACACTACGATTTGATGGTTTACCGGAAATTCGCTTACAGGCTATCGAAGTAAACATAGGAATGCTCTATATTTTCGGGGTGGTTTCTTTGGGCGTGTACGGCGTTATGATTGGTGGTTGGGCATCTAACAACAAATTTTCGTTACTAGGTGCGGTACGGGCTGCTTCGCAGAACATTTCCTACGAACTGGCAATGGGTCTTTCCATAATAGCCATTCTAATGATGACCGGAACTTTATCCTTACGCGAAATTTCTCTGCAGCAACACGGTTTTAACTGGAATATCTGGTACCAGCCGTTAGGCTTTATTATTTTCCTGGTTTGTGCTTTTGCCGAAACTAACCGTACTCCCTTTGACTTACCGGAGTGCGAAACCGAGTTAATTGGCGGCTACCACACCGAATATTCATCCATGAAACTAGGGCTTTATTTATTCGCGGAGTACATTAATATTTTCGTTGCTTCGGCGGTGATGAGCACGTTGTACTTTGGTGGTTTTAATTTTCCTGGAATGGATTGGTTAGAGGCTCATATTTCCAGTGACCCACTGTTAGCGCATAATATTGTTACCATTTTAGGAACAGTAGTTTTATTTGGGAAGATTTTCTTTTTTATCTTCTTCTTCATGTGGGTACGTTGGACCTTGCCGCGTTTCCGCTACGACCAGCTAATGAATTTAGGCTGGAAAATATTGATTCCACTTGCCATCTTAAATATAGTTTTAACTGGTGGAGGTATTTTGTTAGGTGAAAAATTAGGCTGGTAA
- the nuoF gene encoding NADH-quinone oxidoreductase subunit NuoF yields the protein MGRKILTEHINVPDIHTLAVYRKMGGYRSVEKALKTMTSEEVVEEVKKSGLRGRGGAGFPTGMKWSFLAKPEGKPRYLVCNADESEPGTFKDRVLMEKIPHALIEGMITSSYALGARTSYIYIRGELMFVLRILEKAIAEAYAAGFLGENILGSGYSLDLHVHPGGGAYICGEETALLESLEGKRGNPRNKPPFPAVQGLYACPTVVNNVESIASVPWIVNNTGEEYAKIGVGRSTGTKLISAGGHLNKPGVYEIELGLPVEEFLFSDEYCGGIWKGRQFKAVVAGGSSVPILPAHLFLKTAEGVPRVMTYESLSEGGFVSGTMLGSGGFIAMDDTTCIVRNTWNFARFYHHESCGQCSPCREGTGWMEKILHRIEHGHGHMHDIDLLVNVSKQIEGNTICPLGDAAAWPVASAVRHFREEFEWHVKHPGAATQPGAVYRGAEEAALV from the coding sequence ATGGGAAGAAAAATATTAACCGAACATATTAACGTACCCGACATTCACACGTTAGCGGTTTACCGCAAAATGGGTGGTTACCGCTCCGTGGAAAAAGCGCTAAAAACTATGACTTCGGAAGAAGTGGTGGAAGAAGTGAAAAAATCGGGTTTAAGAGGTCGCGGTGGGGCCGGATTTCCTACCGGCATGAAATGGAGCTTTTTGGCTAAACCAGAAGGTAAACCACGTTATTTGGTTTGCAACGCCGACGAATCCGAGCCAGGCACCTTTAAAGATCGCGTGTTAATGGAAAAAATTCCGCACGCACTGATTGAAGGTATGATTACCTCCAGTTATGCCTTGGGTGCCCGTACTTCTTACATTTATATTCGTGGTGAACTTATGTTTGTGCTACGGATTTTGGAAAAAGCAATTGCCGAAGCATACGCGGCTGGCTTCTTAGGAGAAAATATTCTGGGATCTGGCTATTCGTTAGATTTGCACGTGCATCCAGGCGGCGGAGCCTATATTTGCGGCGAAGAAACAGCATTACTGGAATCTTTAGAAGGCAAGCGAGGAAATCCTCGTAATAAACCACCATTTCCGGCAGTGCAAGGCTTATACGCTTGCCCAACCGTAGTAAATAACGTAGAATCTATTGCTTCGGTACCCTGGATTGTAAATAATACCGGTGAAGAATACGCTAAAATTGGCGTAGGCCGTAGCACCGGCACCAAATTGATTTCAGCCGGGGGCCATTTAAATAAGCCTGGCGTTTATGAAATTGAATTGGGTTTACCTGTCGAAGAATTCTTATTTTCAGATGAATACTGCGGTGGTATCTGGAAAGGCCGACAGTTTAAAGCGGTTGTAGCCGGTGGTTCATCCGTACCAATTTTACCAGCCCATTTATTCCTGAAAACGGCCGAAGGAGTACCCCGGGTAATGACCTATGAATCATTATCGGAAGGTGGTTTTGTGAGCGGTACTATGCTGGGTTCCGGTGGTTTTATTGCTATGGACGATACGACGTGTATTGTGCGTAATACCTGGAATTTTGCTCGTTTCTACCACCATGAATCGTGCGGACAGTGCAGTCCTTGCCGCGAAGGCACCGGTTGGATGGAAAAAATCCTACACCGCATTGAACACGGTCACGGCCACATGCATGACATTGATTTACTCGTAAACGTATCTAAACAAATTGAAGGAAATACTATTTGCCCGCTTGGTGATGCTGCCGCTTGGCCAGTAGCAAGTGCAGTGCGTCATTTCCGGGAAGAATTTGAGTGGCATGTAAAACATCCGGGAGCAGCTACGCAGCCAGGTGCGGTTTACCGTGGAGCAGAAGAAGCAGCTTTAGTTTAG
- the nuoD gene encoding NADH dehydrogenase (quinone) subunit D, producing MADIKNSISSNTGILSGNASGTIQNYGDHERELTTLNLGPTHPATHGVFQNILQMDGEKIVSGVPTIGYIHRAFEKIAERRPFYQITPLTDRLNYCSSPINNMGWWMTVEKLLGVKTPKRADYMRVIVMELARITDHLICNSILGVDTGAFTGFLYVFQEREKVYEIYEEICGARLTTNMGRIGGMERDFSPTALEKLRKWIKEFPAVMREFESLFNRNRIFMDRTVDVGPITPERALNYGFTGPNLRAAGVDYDVRVMNPYSSYQDFDFEIPVGTKGDTYDRFLVRNEEIWQSLRIIGQALENLPEGPYHADAPEYYLPPKQEVYRNMEALIYHFKIIMGEIDAPVGEVYHSVEGGNGELGFYLISDGGRAPYRLHFRRPCFIYYQAYPEMVVGTSLSDAIVILSSMNVIAGELDA from the coding sequence ATGGCAGATATTAAAAATAGTATTTCTTCCAATACTGGCATATTGTCCGGAAATGCTTCCGGCACTATCCAGAATTATGGAGATCACGAACGGGAATTAACTACGCTTAACCTGGGCCCTACTCACCCAGCTACGCACGGTGTATTCCAGAATATATTACAAATGGATGGTGAAAAGATTGTTTCGGGCGTACCCACTATTGGTTACATTCACCGGGCATTCGAAAAAATTGCGGAACGCCGTCCGTTTTACCAAATTACTCCGCTTACCGACCGCTTAAATTATTGTTCCTCTCCCATTAATAATATGGGCTGGTGGATGACAGTAGAGAAATTACTGGGGGTAAAAACGCCTAAACGGGCCGATTACATGCGTGTAATTGTAATGGAGCTGGCCCGGATTACCGATCATCTTATTTGTAACTCTATTCTGGGTGTAGATACAGGGGCTTTTACCGGCTTCTTGTATGTATTTCAGGAACGGGAAAAAGTATACGAAATTTACGAAGAAATCTGCGGAGCTCGCCTTACTACTAACATGGGTCGGATTGGAGGCATGGAAAGAGATTTCTCTCCTACTGCTTTAGAAAAATTGCGTAAATGGATAAAAGAATTTCCGGCTGTAATGCGTGAGTTTGAATCGTTGTTTAACCGGAACCGCATTTTTATGGATCGCACCGTGGATGTAGGGCCTATTACTCCTGAACGTGCCTTAAACTACGGTTTTACCGGACCAAACCTGCGAGCTGCTGGTGTAGATTACGATGTACGGGTTATGAATCCGTATTCTTCTTACCAGGATTTTGATTTTGAAATTCCGGTAGGTACCAAAGGCGATACTTACGACCGCTTCTTAGTACGGAACGAAGAAATCTGGCAAAGTCTGCGCATTATTGGGCAAGCTCTAGAAAATTTACCCGAAGGACCCTACCACGCCGATGCGCCGGAATACTACTTGCCGCCCAAGCAGGAAGTGTACCGCAATATGGAGGCACTTATCTATCATTTTAAAATTATAATGGGTGAAATTGATGCTCCCGTAGGCGAAGTCTACCATTCGGTAGAAGGCGGAAACGGTGAACTAGGTTTTTACTTGATTAGTGATGGTGGTAGAGCACCTTACCGCTTACACTTCCGGCGGCCTTGCTTTATTTACTACCAAGCTTACCCTGAAATGGTAGTGGGCACTTCGCTTTCGGATGCAATTGTTATTCTGAGTAGCATGAATGTAATTGCCGGAGAGTTAGATGCTTAA